A window of Ipomoea triloba cultivar NCNSP0323 chromosome 2, ASM357664v1 contains these coding sequences:
- the LOC116010546 gene encoding uncharacterized protein LOC116010546 encodes MDMVSAEGRVSYSSISNVEKQNGKFHAVKDYDDASWALPDNPNLKKNDYCYSYPSLESDLEDGGYDSSDDQYSYESQGGPPEVNLRNVLSGMFAIITGRKKDAVGNVVSQMPSSNVSFLGSGKNGETFLHSSVYIPSAPPLMEPNAFDYTAYKEVLEAEPPEWLKDSSTTVCMQCTAPFTAITRGRHHCRFCGGIFCRACSKGRCLLPVKFRDRNPQRVCDTCYERLDPLQGVLIHTISNAMQVAKHDVMDWTSSRAWLNLPVGFSMEYEIYKASNSLRSYAQVARLNPERSIPAAVLKGARGLAILTVAKVGALLTYKLGTGLVVARKSDGSWSAPSAIVSIGLGWGAQVGGELMDLLIVLHDVKAVKTFCSRMHFSLGAGCSVAAGPVGRVVEADMRAGDKGSGMCYTYSCSKGAFVGVSLEGNFVATRMDTNLRFYGDPYLTTADILLGTVERPRAAEPLYNALKELYAKLPPQISTSPFDS; translated from the exons ATGGATATGGTTTCAGCAGAAGGTAGAGTTTCATATTCATCGATTTCCAATGTAGAAAAGCAGAATGGAAAATTTCATGCCGTCAAAGACTATGATGATGCTTCCTGGGCATTGCCAGATAACCCAAACCTCAAGAAAAATGACTATTGTTATTCATACCCATCACTAGAGTCTGATTTAGAAGATGGAGGATATGATTCCAGTGATGATCAGTATAGCTATGAGTCACAGGGTGGTCCTCCTGAGGTTAACTTGAGAAATGTGTTGAGTGGGATGTTTGCCATCATTACAGGACGTAAGAAAGATGCAGTTGGTAATGTAGTCTCTCAAATGCCTAGTTCAAATGTTTCATTTCTTGGATCTGGAAAGAATGGAGAAACATTCTTGCACTCCTCTGTATACATACCCAGTGCTCCTCCTCTCATGGAGCCAAATGCATTTGACTATACTGCTTACAAGGAAGTGTTGGAAGCTGAACCTCCAGAGTGGCTTAAAGACAGTTCAACTACTGTTTGCATGCAGTGCACTGCCCCCTTCACTGCTATAACTCGCGGAAGACATCATTGTCGGTTTTGTGGAGGAATATTTTGTAGAGCTTGTTCAAAAGGAAGATGCTTATTACCTGTAAAGTTTAGGGATAGAAACCCACAACGGGTTTGTGACACCTGTTATGAGAGGCTTGATCCACTGCAAGGTGTACTTATCCATACCATCAGCAATGCTATGCAGGTCGCAAAGCATGATGTCATGGACTGGACTAGCTCAAGAGCCTGGCTAAATCTTCCAGTGGGTTTCTCCATGGAGTATGAGATATACAAGGCATCTAATTCATTGAGGAGTTATGCTCAG GTTGCTCGGTTGAACCCTGAGAGGTCCATACCTGCAGCTGTTCTGAAAGGAGCCAGAGGTCTAGCAATATTGACTGTTGCCAAAGTTGGTGCTCTTCTTACTTACAAACTTGGGACTGGGCTGGTAGTTGCCCGAAAATCAGATGGATCGTGGTCTGCACCATCAGCAATAGTCTCAATTGGTCTTGGGTGGGGTGCACAG GTTGGAGGTGAGCTCATGGACTTATTAATTGTGCTACATGACGTTAAAGCTGTGAAGACATTTTGTAGTCGTATGCACTTTTCTCTTGGTGCTGGCTGCAGTGTCGCAGCAGGTCCAGTTGGGAGGGTTGTGGAGGCAGATATGCGTGCTGGAGACAAGGGTTCTGGGATGTGCTATACTTACAGTTGTAGTAAAg GTGCATTTGTTGGAGTCTCACTCGAGGGAAACTTCGTTGCAACAAGAATGGATACTAATCTTCGCTTCTATGGCGATCCATACCTTACCACCGCCGACATCCTTCTTGGGACGGTGGAACGACCTAGAGCCGCCGAACCATTGTACAACGCCCTTAAAGAACTCTATGCCAAGCTTCCACCCCAGATTAGCACGAGTCCTTTTGATTCTTGA
- the LOC116010554 gene encoding SH3 domain-containing YSC84-like protein 1 — translation MDLLIVLHDVKAVKTFCSRMHFSLGAGCSVAAGPVGRVVEADMRAGDKGSGMCYTYSCSKGAFVGVSLEGNFVATRMDTNLRFYGDPYLTTADILLGTVERPRAAEPLYNALKELYAKLPPQISTSPFDS, via the exons ATGGACTTATTAATTGTGCTACATGACGTTAAAGCTGTGAAGACATTTTGTAGTCGTATGCACTTTTCTCTTGGTGCTGGCTGCAGTGTCGCAGCAGGTCCAGTTGGGAGGGTTGTGGAGGCAGATATGCGTGCTGGAGACAAGGGTTCTGGGATGTGCTATACTTACAGTTGTAGTAAAg GTGCATTTGTTGGAGTCTCACTCGAGGGAAACTTCGTTGCAACAAGAATGGATACTAATCTTCGCTTCTATGGCGATCCATACCTTACCACCGCCGACATCCTTCTTGGGACGGTGGAACGACCTAGAGCCGCCGAACCATTGTACAACGCCCTTAAAGAACTCTATGCCAAGCTTCCACCCCAGATTAGCACGAGTCCTTTTGATTCTTGA